A stretch of Vannielia litorea DNA encodes these proteins:
- a CDS encoding alpha/beta fold hydrolase, whose product MTFTPHTTPIDGLTIAYETGGSPTGLPLLFLHGFPQTRAMWHPIAAAFAASHPVVLADLPGYGASDKPQDLAPYSFREMARRLAALMSHLGHETFAVVSHDRGARVAHRMALDHPDRLSAVTLMDIVPTHTLLTELKLPVARSYYHWFFLAQPEPFPERMIAADPEAYYESCLLGWGAAQLSDFHESQLMAYRAAWANPETRRAMCNDYRTTLTRDLADDAADLGARIACPAQILYGASGAMARLYDVPATWAPKTGTMTHAALPGGHFFPDTAPEETAEAIKSFLEAL is encoded by the coding sequence ATGACCTTCACCCCCCACACCACCCCAATCGACGGCCTGACCATCGCATACGAGACCGGCGGCTCCCCAACCGGCCTCCCCCTCCTCTTCCTCCACGGCTTCCCGCAAACCCGCGCGATGTGGCATCCCATCGCCGCTGCCTTCGCCGCCAGCCACCCCGTCGTGCTCGCCGACCTGCCCGGCTACGGCGCCTCCGACAAGCCACAGGACCTCGCCCCCTATTCCTTCCGCGAGATGGCCCGCCGCCTCGCTGCCCTCATGTCCCATCTCGGCCACGAGACCTTCGCGGTCGTCTCCCACGACCGCGGCGCGCGGGTCGCCCACCGCATGGCGCTCGACCACCCCGACCGCCTCTCCGCCGTCACCCTGATGGACATCGTCCCCACCCACACCCTGCTCACCGAGCTGAAACTCCCGGTCGCCCGGAGCTACTACCACTGGTTCTTCCTCGCCCAGCCCGAGCCCTTCCCCGAGCGCATGATCGCCGCCGACCCCGAGGCCTATTACGAATCCTGCCTCCTCGGCTGGGGCGCCGCGCAGCTCTCCGATTTCCACGAAAGCCAGCTCATGGCCTACCGCGCCGCCTGGGCCAACCCCGAGACCCGCCGCGCCATGTGCAACGATTACCGCACCACCCTCACACGCGACCTCGCCGACGACGCGGCCGACCTGGGCGCGCGCATCGCCTGCCCCGCCCAGATCCTCTACGGTGCCTCCGGTGCCATGGCCCGGCTCTACGACGTTCCCGCCACCTGGGCGCCAAAGACCGGCACGATGACCCACGCCGCCCTCCCCGGCGGCCACTTCTTCCCCGACACCGCCCCGGAAGAGACCGCCGAGGCCATCAAGAGCTTCCTCGAAGCGCTGTAA